The genomic interval ttaatgaactctagtaggcgccaaaaaggcagacaaaataagaaagagcttagagacaaagaactaagcagtaggttatatctgggtgcagaaagtttgttttgtattatgtcatttttgctgacgtgggatttgtggggtataaataaagtgaggcggaggccctaggggcggccgccatgttctctgtttgtctttgtctttgtctgtgtctgttcattctccactaccCCCGGCACGGGCCCCAAGAGCCACCTCGCCAGGTGTGGGTCTTGAGGGAACTTCTGCTCCTTTCAGGTGGCACAGAATGTGGTCCTGTACACAGGCGACTCCAACCTGGGGCTGGAGCCATTTGAGGCAGCTGGAGACATCTTCAACGAGGCCTGGGAGCGAGAGAAAGTCGTGTCCTTCTACCGGGTGAGCTGGCCTGTGGGCTGATGTATGTGGGCCTCAGGGGGTCACCTGGAGGGCTGAGGCACAGGTGTGGCAGGGCAGAGGCCTCCCACCTGGAGGCAGGGCCACCCATGCACATGCTTAGTTTCCCAGTGGTCTCACCGGGAATGATATTGACTGTGCCCCTGCCCGGGACAAACGCTCGGGTCTGGACATGACAGTGGCTCTACCCTTTGCACCTGATGATCTCAAGCAACCATGAGTGGGAAGTCCTGTCCCCATcttccagatgaggaagctgaggctcagagaagcacaGGGACATGTCAAAGGACACACAGCATGTCAGTGGGAGACCCAGGGCCAGGGGCCAAGTCTGCCCGCACCCCGAAGCGGGGACGacttctcccttcctctgagcTCACGGTGTGGCTCAGCCCTGGGCACAGACAAATGTGGCGTTTTTAGAGCAGAGAGGAGTGCTGGCTCCCCCTAGTCAGACCCCCGGTGCCCAGGTGGGAGAGGCTGGTCTGAGGCTGCCGGGTGTAGCTAGATGGGCCTCAGGTGACTCTTCAACCCCCAACTTGGGTGTCTGAACCGTGTGTTATCCCAGAGCACAGAGCTCTGCGGACGTGCAGGAGGTGCAGGGGTAACTGGGGCATAGGATGCTCCAAGCACATGTTTGAGATCTGAGGAAGGCGCTGGGCAAGGTGGGTGCTGCGGGAAGCCTGACCCCACCTGCCTGTGTGGTAGGACCCGACCCTGCCCCTGGCAGTGACTATGGGCAACCGCAAGGCGGAGCCGCAGCTGCAGCTGTGCAACAAGCTGGTGGCACTGCTGGCCACGCTGGAGGAGCCCCAGGAGGGCTTGGAGGTTGCCCACATGGCCCTAGCACTCAGCATCACTCTGGGTAAGTCCCCTGAGCCCCCGTCCTGCCAGGATCCACACTTTGCCAGAGCCCAGCCTCCAGGTCTGTAGGGCAGGAGCTGAAACAGCTGCTGGATTTTCCTGGTCTCCTGTCCAGGCAGGCAGATCTGCCCAGCTGGCTTCCCCGTCCGGCCGTGCGGCACAGCCCGAGGTCTCTCACGCAGTGCTGAGCTCTGGTTCCTCTGTCTCTTCCCGCTACTGACCACAAGGGCCACCCAGTGtgccctctgccttccagacATGCCAGGCATCTCGGTCCCTGTATGTGCCAGGCTGAGTGGCACATTCCCTTTGTCTTGTGCCCTTCCCACCCTCATCAACCACACAACTCACTGGCTGATGAAATCCCAGTTCCCCTTCCAGCAGCCTGCCCCTTAAGGCCGGGCATCCCCTGGTGCTGTGCCAGGATCGTCTGTCCTCCTCCAGAGACAGGGAACCCTGGGCGGGCCGCATGCCCCAACGCCTTGTGCCCTGGGGCGcagtacacagtaggtgtgcaGCTGTGTGGGAATGCATTGAATGCAGGCTCCACAGCACTCGCCCTGAAAAGGGGAGGACATCAGAGACAGCCTAGGTGGGTTTGTGCATCTGTGGGGGGGACCTGGAGCTCAGGCATGCGGTGACTCCCCCAAGGTAAGGGGCTCTGATCGTGACACACCCAGGAGGAGTCGGATGTCACGTCTGTGGGCTGCATGGAGCCTGGGTTCCCGGGAGCACCTGGACTGCATGGGTTGTGGGCTCCCCTGGTTAAAACCAGTGAGCAAAGGCAGGTGGCTATGTGTAGGCACAGAGCTGGGCCGTCCAAGCCCGACTGTGCCAAAGCCTCACATTAGACAGGGGCAGGCCTTATTAGTTCTGCTTTATAGATGGGAAAGTGAGTCTGGGAACCCGGAAGGGACTGGCCAGAGCTGCCCAGGTGACCGCAGGTGCCTGGAGGCAAGCCAGGTGCTGCCCGGGCTCTGCATACCTGCTCCTGAGGGGCCTGTGCCTGACTGCCCCAGGGAGCCACGTCCTCACACCTGCCCCTTTGGCCTACACCCCAGGGGACCGGCTGAATGAGCACGTGGCCTACTACCGGCTGGCCACCCTGCACCACTTGCTGGGCCATGGCAAGCTGGCGGAGCACTTCTACCTCAAGGCCCTGTAGCTCTGCAACTCGCCGCTGGAGTTTGACAAGGAGACCCTCTACTCCGTGAAGGTGTACCTGGTGCTCGGTGACATCATCGTCTACGACCTGAAGgttggtggggaggggcagggctcgGGGTGTTTCCAGCCCCCTTGGAGTGGGATCTGGGGTCTCCTGGGGTCTGGGTTCCAGCATTCCTTAGGAATGGCCCAGTGGTCTCCCTGGAGCTCTGCACGCGGCTGGAGAAACCAGCAAGGTTCACAGATACAACCCAGCTCCCAAGCTggccaggccccaccctcaagaacTCAAGTCtcagcctgggaggctgacacatgaCCGGGCAATGGTGGCCTCTGGGTAAAGAAGGGGAATTGTAGTCAGGGGGgccctcctggaggaggtgacaccaAACTGAGTCTCGACAGTCAAGTGTCAAGttgcatttaagaaagaaaacaaggtcGGGAGGAGGACATTTTGGAGGACGGCATCATCCTCACATTGAATCCACATTGCAAGATCCAACCCAAATCCCAgtgcctcctctaggaagcctgccCAGGGTGCCAGCCTGCACTGAGCAACTCCTTCCTGGAGTCCCGAGACACCTTGAATCTTCACATCACccaggaggggtggggtgggaccCGTGTCTTACCATCCACTTCACAGACAGGGGAACCCCAGCTCACGGCAGGTGCAGTGGGGCGGGGCCCCAGCCAACCAGGTTGAGACCTTGCTCGGTCGGGTCTGTCTCCAAGGGAGGTGCTGTgctctgcccccagccctgcaggGGTGGAGAGCTGGGACTGGCAGACTCAGACCTGGGGTGTCTCCACCCCTCTGCCCAGCAGACACCTGCCCCTCCTCAGCATCGCACTGGCACCGCATCAGTACTCCTTATGGGCTGAGGGGCCAGGGCGCTCCAGTCCAGGGACCGAGATCTTGGCCTTAGAACATGAGGAGCTGGAGCAGCCCTAAGACCCCACCCCGTATCCCTCCCACAGGCCTGGGGCTGTCCGGGAGGCCTCCGCCCAGTGCTGGCGACACCTGGTGGTCAGAAGCGGTCCCTGTGGCCTCCCAAGTCCCAGCCAGACAGGAAGGTGCCAGGTGTCAGGCCCAGAGGGACGCTGCCCACCACTCGGGGGCTCGCCTGGGACCCAGGGAATGGGCCTCCCAGAAGTGGCCCTTTATCTCTCTTGGTCAAGCCTGCCGCCCACTCCGCCTGCCCAGGAGGAAGGAAACGGCCAAGTAGTACCTGAGAGGCCAAAGTCCATGGTTGGGGTCGAGGGGCAGAGGCCTCCTTCACCTCCTTCTCGTGCACAGCCCTCTGGGCCTCATTGTGACTGTGCTGTCAGCCCAGGCCAGCTTCCCACAGGGAGGCCCCGCTCAGAATTCCCAAAGGGCTGCTGTCTTTCCAAGGCCACACCCTCCTCCTCGTATAGGAGGCTCTGGACCCGGGACCCAGAGGAGTGGGAGAGAAAGCTGGGCTGGATGGGGCCTGGAAGGCTGGCGGAGAGGCAGGGGTAAATGGGCATCCTAGCCGATTGCCTCTAAAATGAGGTCTTTAGTCTACACGTGACAGTGAGCCCTGGAATAGGGTGGAGTAGGTGTGTCCTGGCTCAgcctgccactcactagctgctGCACACACTACAGGCACATGGAAATGCACACGCaaatgcacacaggcacacatgcacacgcacacaaacacgCACATGCAGAGACATGCTTTGGCTGGCTCCTGCCTGTTTAGTTAGGAT from Rhinopithecus roxellana isolate Shanxi Qingling unplaced genomic scaffold, ASM756505v1 contig2187, whole genome shotgun sequence carries:
- the LOC115895753 gene encoding SH3 domain and tetratricopeptide repeat-containing protein 1-like, which produces MGNRKAEPQLQLCNKLVALLATLEEPQEGLEVAHMALALSITLGDRLNEHVAYYRLATLHHLLGHGKLAEHFYLKAL